One genomic region from Cucumis melo cultivar AY chromosome 9, USDA_Cmelo_AY_1.0, whole genome shotgun sequence encodes:
- the LOC127150904 gene encoding uncharacterized protein LOC127150904 isoform X1, whose amino-acid sequence MSSGVMPPRTGRRRRQNQDGMQGPTQGPSVGESSTLGVRGGAGNEQFARTTQEIGRTDRAEPSDPEKAYGIERLKKLGATVFEGSTDPADAENWLNMLEKCFDVMNCPEERKVRLATFLLQKEAEGWWKSILARRSDARGLDWQTFRGIFEDKYYPSTYCEAKRDEFLGLKQGSLSVAEYERKYTELSRYADVIIASESDRCRRFERGLRFEIRTPVTAIAKWTNFSQLVETALRVEQSITEEKSAVELSRGTSTASGFRGREQRRFTPGINISSRQDFKNRSGGQASRNVSYGSVFQRQSQRIPSQPIRSTVRSQPGQESIASTVRRIPCTSYGRNHRGQCLVGAGVCYQCGQPGHFKKDCPQLNMTVQRDQGVGSQTIEQSRVSVVPTEGTSGARQKGVVGRPRQQGKVYAMTQQEVEDAPDVITGTILICNVPADVLFDPGATHSFVSSIFLTKLNRMLEPLSEGLAIYTPVGDVLLVNEVLRNCEVLVEGISLLVDLLPLELQRLDVILGMDFLFAHYASMDCHRKEVVFRKPGFAEVVFRGMRKAVSRSLISVLKAEKLLRKGCTAFLAHIVVVQREKLKPEDVPVVKEFLDVFPDDLSGLPPDREIEFTIELLPGTAPISQAPYRMAPSELKELKMQLQELVDKGYIRPSVSPWGAPVLFVKKKDGTLRLCIDYRQLNKVTIRNKYPLPRIDDLFDQLRGATLFSKIDLRSGYHQLKVRESDIAKTAFRTRYGHYEFRVMPFGLTNAPAVFMDLMNRIFHRYLDQFVIVFIDDILVYSVDRESHEEHLRIVLQTLREKKLYAKFSKCEFWLEQVVFLGHVVSAKGVSVDPQKVEAVVNWERPISATEVRSFLGLAGYYRRFIEDFSRLALPLTALTRKNVKFEWSDKCEQSFQELKKRLVTAPILALPVTGKDYVIYCDASRLGLGCVLMQDGNVIAYASRQLKEHECNYPTHDLELAAVVLALKIWRHYLFGEKCHIFTDHKSLKYIFDQKELNLRQRYTSCMCLTSCV is encoded by the exons atgtcttcag gagtcatgccaccacgtactggtagacgacgccggcagaatcaggacgggatgcaaggtcctacccaaggtccatctgtaggggaatctagtaccctaggagttcgaggtggtgcaggaaacgagcagtttgcgagaacaacacaggaaataggaaggacagatagagcagagcctagtgatccagaaaaggcatacggaattgaacggctgaagaagttaggggctacagtgtttgaaggttccacagatccagctgatgcagagaactggttgaatatgcttgaaaagtgttttgatgtgatgaattgtcctgaggagcgaaaggttagattggccacatttttgttgcaaaaagaggctgaaggatggtggaaatctatattagcaagacgcagtgatgcacgtggtttagactggcagacttttagaggcatattcgaagataagtattatcccagcacatactgtgaagccaagagggatgaatttctggggttgaaacaaggatcactttcagtggctgagtatgagaggaagtataccgagctttcacggtatgctgacgttattatagcttctgagagtgacaggtgccgaaggtttgaaagagggttgcgttttgaaatacgtaccccagttacagccattgctaagtggacgaatttctctcagttagtggagactgcccttcgtgtggagcagagtataacagaagagaaatcggcagtggagcttagtcgtgggacttcaacagctagtggatttagaggccgtgagcagcggaggttcacgcctgggataaatatttcaagccgtcaagattttaagaatcgctctggaggccaagcatcgaggaacgtgagttatggtagtgtttttcagagacagagccagagaatacctagtcaacccattagatcaacagtaagatcgcaaccaggtcaggagtccattgctagtaccgtcaggcgaataccatgcacgagttatggcaggaaccatcggggtcagtgtttggtaggtgctggtgtatgttaccagtgcggacagccaggacatttcaagaaagattgtccgcagttgaacatgacagttcagagagatcagggagttgggtcccagacaattgagcaatcgagagtttcagtggttccaacagagggcaccagtggtgcaaggcaaaagggagttgttggaagaccgaggcaacagggaaaagtctatgctatgactcaacaagaagtagaggatgcaccagacgttattactggtacgattcttatttgtaatgtacctgcagatgttttatttgatccaggtgctacgcattcctttgtttctagtatatttctgactaagttgaataggatgctagagcctttatctgaggggttagctatatacactccagttggtgacgttttacttgttaatgaggtgttacgtaattgtgaagttttagtagaaggtatcagtttgctagtggacttgctaccactagagttgcagaggttagatgtaattttgggaatggatttcttatttgctcattatgcatctatggattgccataggaaggaagtggttttcagaaaaccaggctttgctgaagtggtttttagaggtatgaggaaggccgtttctagaagtctaatctcagttttgaaagctgagaaattactgaggaagggttgcacagcgtttcttgcacacatcgtagtagtgcagagagaaaaactaaagccagaagatgttcctgtggtgaaagagtttcttgatgtatttccagatgatctgtcaggtttgccacctgatagagagattgagttcaccattgaattattaccaggaacagcacctatttcacaggccccgtatagaatggctccaagcgagctaaaagaattgaagatgcagttacaggaactagttgacaagggatacatcaggcctagtgtttcgccgtggggagcaccagtgctttttgtgaaaaagaaagatggtaccctcagattatgtattgactatagacagctaaacaaggttacaatacgtaacaagtatcctttaccacgcatcgatgacttatttgatcaactaaggggagcaacgttgttctctaagattgacttaaggtcaggataccaccagttgaaggttagagaatcagatattgctaagacagcatttagaacgaggtatgggcattatgagtttcgagttatgccattcggtttaacgaatgcgccagcggttttcatggatctcatgaacaggatcttccatcggtatttagatcagtttgtgattgtgttcattgatgatatattagtttactcagttgacagagaatctcatgaggaacatctgaggattgttctacagactctacgtgaaaaaaagttatacgctaagttcagcaaatgtgagttctggttggaacaggtagtatttttggggcatgtagtttcagcaaaaggagttagtgtcgatccacaaaaagtagaagcggttgtcaattgggaaagaccaattagtgcgacagaagtacgtagtttcctgggtttggcaggatactataggcgttttattgaggatttctctcgattggcattgcctttgaccgctttgacaaggaagaatgttaagtttgagtggtcagataaatgcgagcaaagttttcaggaattgaagaaaagactagttacagcacctattttggcacttcctgtaacagggaaggactatgtgatttattgtgatgcttcaaggctaggattaggttgtgtgcttatgcaagatgggaatgtaatagcttatgcttcaaggcagttgaaggagcatgagtgtaattaccctacccatgatcttgagctagcagcagttgttttagcactaaaaatctggagacactatttgttcggggaaaagtgccatattttcacagatcataaaagtctgaagtatatttttgatcaaaaagagctaaatctgagacaaaggtacacttcatgtatgtgtttgactagctgtgtttga
- the LOC127150904 gene encoding uncharacterized protein LOC127150904 isoform X2: MPPRTGRRRRQNQDGMQGPTQGPSVGESSTLGVRGGAGNEQFARTTQEIGRTDRAEPSDPEKAYGIERLKKLGATVFEGSTDPADAENWLNMLEKCFDVMNCPEERKVRLATFLLQKEAEGWWKSILARRSDARGLDWQTFRGIFEDKYYPSTYCEAKRDEFLGLKQGSLSVAEYERKYTELSRYADVIIASESDRCRRFERGLRFEIRTPVTAIAKWTNFSQLVETALRVEQSITEEKSAVELSRGTSTASGFRGREQRRFTPGINISSRQDFKNRSGGQASRNVSYGSVFQRQSQRIPSQPIRSTVRSQPGQESIASTVRRIPCTSYGRNHRGQCLVGAGVCYQCGQPGHFKKDCPQLNMTVQRDQGVGSQTIEQSRVSVVPTEGTSGARQKGVVGRPRQQGKVYAMTQQEVEDAPDVITGTILICNVPADVLFDPGATHSFVSSIFLTKLNRMLEPLSEGLAIYTPVGDVLLVNEVLRNCEVLVEGISLLVDLLPLELQRLDVILGMDFLFAHYASMDCHRKEVVFRKPGFAEVVFRGMRKAVSRSLISVLKAEKLLRKGCTAFLAHIVVVQREKLKPEDVPVVKEFLDVFPDDLSGLPPDREIEFTIELLPGTAPISQAPYRMAPSELKELKMQLQELVDKGYIRPSVSPWGAPVLFVKKKDGTLRLCIDYRQLNKVTIRNKYPLPRIDDLFDQLRGATLFSKIDLRSGYHQLKVRESDIAKTAFRTRYGHYEFRVMPFGLTNAPAVFMDLMNRIFHRYLDQFVIVFIDDILVYSVDRESHEEHLRIVLQTLREKKLYAKFSKCEFWLEQVVFLGHVVSAKGVSVDPQKVEAVVNWERPISATEVRSFLGLAGYYRRFIEDFSRLALPLTALTRKNVKFEWSDKCEQSFQELKKRLVTAPILALPVTGKDYVIYCDASRLGLGCVLMQDGNVIAYASRQLKEHECNYPTHDLELAAVVLALKIWRHYLFGEKCHIFTDHKSLKYIFDQKELNLRQRYTSCMCLTSCV, translated from the coding sequence atgccaccacgtactggtagacgacgccggcagaatcaggacgggatgcaaggtcctacccaaggtccatctgtaggggaatctagtaccctaggagttcgaggtggtgcaggaaacgagcagtttgcgagaacaacacaggaaataggaaggacagatagagcagagcctagtgatccagaaaaggcatacggaattgaacggctgaagaagttaggggctacagtgtttgaaggttccacagatccagctgatgcagagaactggttgaatatgcttgaaaagtgttttgatgtgatgaattgtcctgaggagcgaaaggttagattggccacatttttgttgcaaaaagaggctgaaggatggtggaaatctatattagcaagacgcagtgatgcacgtggtttagactggcagacttttagaggcatattcgaagataagtattatcccagcacatactgtgaagccaagagggatgaatttctggggttgaaacaaggatcactttcagtggctgagtatgagaggaagtataccgagctttcacggtatgctgacgttattatagcttctgagagtgacaggtgccgaaggtttgaaagagggttgcgttttgaaatacgtaccccagttacagccattgctaagtggacgaatttctctcagttagtggagactgcccttcgtgtggagcagagtataacagaagagaaatcggcagtggagcttagtcgtgggacttcaacagctagtggatttagaggccgtgagcagcggaggttcacgcctgggataaatatttcaagccgtcaagattttaagaatcgctctggaggccaagcatcgaggaacgtgagttatggtagtgtttttcagagacagagccagagaatacctagtcaacccattagatcaacagtaagatcgcaaccaggtcaggagtccattgctagtaccgtcaggcgaataccatgcacgagttatggcaggaaccatcggggtcagtgtttggtaggtgctggtgtatgttaccagtgcggacagccaggacatttcaagaaagattgtccgcagttgaacatgacagttcagagagatcagggagttgggtcccagacaattgagcaatcgagagtttcagtggttccaacagagggcaccagtggtgcaaggcaaaagggagttgttggaagaccgaggcaacagggaaaagtctatgctatgactcaacaagaagtagaggatgcaccagacgttattactggtacgattcttatttgtaatgtacctgcagatgttttatttgatccaggtgctacgcattcctttgtttctagtatatttctgactaagttgaataggatgctagagcctttatctgaggggttagctatatacactccagttggtgacgttttacttgttaatgaggtgttacgtaattgtgaagttttagtagaaggtatcagtttgctagtggacttgctaccactagagttgcagaggttagatgtaattttgggaatggatttcttatttgctcattatgcatctatggattgccataggaaggaagtggttttcagaaaaccaggctttgctgaagtggtttttagaggtatgaggaaggccgtttctagaagtctaatctcagttttgaaagctgagaaattactgaggaagggttgcacagcgtttcttgcacacatcgtagtagtgcagagagaaaaactaaagccagaagatgttcctgtggtgaaagagtttcttgatgtatttccagatgatctgtcaggtttgccacctgatagagagattgagttcaccattgaattattaccaggaacagcacctatttcacaggccccgtatagaatggctccaagcgagctaaaagaattgaagatgcagttacaggaactagttgacaagggatacatcaggcctagtgtttcgccgtggggagcaccagtgctttttgtgaaaaagaaagatggtaccctcagattatgtattgactatagacagctaaacaaggttacaatacgtaacaagtatcctttaccacgcatcgatgacttatttgatcaactaaggggagcaacgttgttctctaagattgacttaaggtcaggataccaccagttgaaggttagagaatcagatattgctaagacagcatttagaacgaggtatgggcattatgagtttcgagttatgccattcggtttaacgaatgcgccagcggttttcatggatctcatgaacaggatcttccatcggtatttagatcagtttgtgattgtgttcattgatgatatattagtttactcagttgacagagaatctcatgaggaacatctgaggattgttctacagactctacgtgaaaaaaagttatacgctaagttcagcaaatgtgagttctggttggaacaggtagtatttttggggcatgtagtttcagcaaaaggagttagtgtcgatccacaaaaagtagaagcggttgtcaattgggaaagaccaattagtgcgacagaagtacgtagtttcctgggtttggcaggatactataggcgttttattgaggatttctctcgattggcattgcctttgaccgctttgacaaggaagaatgttaagtttgagtggtcagataaatgcgagcaaagttttcaggaattgaagaaaagactagttacagcacctattttggcacttcctgtaacagggaaggactatgtgatttattgtgatgcttcaaggctaggattaggttgtgtgcttatgcaagatgggaatgtaatagcttatgcttcaaggcagttgaaggagcatgagtgtaattaccctacccatgatcttgagctagcagcagttgttttagcactaaaaatctggagacactatttgttcggggaaaagtgccatattttcacagatcataaaagtctgaagtatatttttgatcaaaaagagctaaatctgagacaaaggtacacttcatgtatgtgtttgactagctgtgtttga